CAATTGTTGTCCATTGATCTCACCAACCATGTCATACAAGCACATAAATTaatgggcaaattttcgtagtcatccctatagttttacggttgtctcactttcgtccctctagtttcaaagtgctccaatttcgtccctgtagtttgttttacgttccaaattggtaaaatcgttaacaccgttaacgaaactaacggaaaaaaaaaataagtgttccaattttcaatctgtttgaaccggggcgaagatcttatttttttgatcattttatcctaaatggtcgtaatgaatttttggctctaaggcctttcaatgagcacccgaatactccttatttagtttcagggctctcttagggtgctcattgaaaggccttagagccaaaaatccattatgaccatttaagataaaatgatcaaaaaaataagatatttgcaccggttcaaacgaattgaaaatttgaacactttttttttccgttagtttcgttaacggtgttaacgattttaccaatttggaatgtaaaacaaactacaaggacgaaattggagcactttgaaattagagggacgaaagtgagacaatcgtaaaactacagggatgactacgaaaatttgccttAAATTAATACCCAAAAGGGCTgagttgaaaaaaaacaaaaacaaaatactacttCACCCTTTATTGATAACTTGGACAACTAATGACGATGTTTGATGTTTCGATCTGGTTTGATTCATGATCGAATCTGCAAACACGTTCTCTCGTGTGCCAATGCTTCGAGCTGATTGGAATCAATGCATTCCAATTTCTAGCCACACCTCTCTCGTGTGCTAATGCTCCCAGTTGATTGAAATCAATGCATTTCAATTGCCAGACTCTCGACGCCTTCAAAAATGTGCATAAATAATTCGTTCGAAATTTTTACATCTCGTTTTTAACCTACCCCGTGATTTGTCAATGAAATCATGCGGTTGAGAAAGACGTTTAACAATTCCgacaccaattttttttcctaggGACGATCTGGTCCTCAAGAATAACCTTAATAAAACATAtcacaaaatccaaaattacGTCACCCCAAAGCAATGAAATATGCTCTTCACTGTCCTTTTGTGCAAAGACCACCaccaatttcattttattattattatttttatttcatacAAAACACCAAGTCCAACCTCTTTCTCTGCACCTACTCATCTCCCTCCTATCTCAAACATAATTTTCGACACAATGACCATTGAAGAACCAGAGCCAACCTCCAGCTCTGATTACATCTTGGAATGGTTGGACTCGATCGACGGCTCGTTCCTTTCATCTTTCTTGGTCGATCAATACAGTTCCAACCAAATCAGCAGTGATCAATGGTCGGTTCAGGCTCAAGATGTAGACCCCGCTTCTTTCACCACTGTCACCAGCAAGGCCCCACCAGATCCCGTCGCCTCGAGTAATCCACAACAGTCCGATTCGTCCAAGAAACGGAAGGCATCCGATCCCCATGTTCCGAAGGCATCCCGAAACCGTGGAAAGAATCGTAACCGTCGGACCAAAGAGGCTGATGGTGGGGATGGGGCTGTGGAACATGGGGTGACAGTTAAGAAATCAGTTGGGACTAAGAGGGGATCAGCCAAATCTGCTGGAAATAACTGTAATAACGGTAATAACAGAGAAGGAAGGTGGGCAGAGCAGTTGCTCAACCCTTGTGCCGCCGCGATCACCGCCGAAAACCTGCCCCGTGTCCAACACCTCTTGTACGTTCTCCACGAGCTGGCTTCACCGACCGGCGATGCCAACCACCGGCTGGCGGCTCACGGCCTCCGAGCGCTGACCCACCAcctctcctccccctccccctcccctgCCTCCTCTGTTTCAAGTGGGGCCATTAACTTTGCTTCCGCCAAGCCTCAACTTTTCCAAAAATCACTCATCAGATTCGATGAGGTTAGTCCCTGGTTCAAGTTCCCTAACAAAATCGCAAACAATTCAATCCTCCAAATTCTTTCGGAACAATATCAATCTTCTAATCTTCACATCGTTGATATTGGAGTCTCTCATGGAGTCCAATGGCCAACCCTCCTCGAGGCGTTGACCCGCCGCCCTGGTGGACCTCCACCACTAGTCCGCCTTACAGTTGTTAGCACCGCCACCTCTGACTGCGGTGGGAGTAAGGACATTCCGTTTGCTATTGCCCCACCAGGCTGCAGTTATTCTTCCCAACTCCTCGGTTTCGCCAAATCCATAAACATCAATTTACAGATCAATCGGATTGATAACCAACAATTACAGAATCTAAATGCCCAAACCATAAATTCCTCTCCTAGTGAAACCTTAATTATCTGCGCTCAGTTCAGGCTCCACCATCTGAACCACACCAACCCGGATAACAGAAGCGATTTTTTGCGAGTActgaggagtttggatccgaaAGGCATGATTCTAAGCGAGAACAACATGGATTGCAGCTGCAGCAAGTGTGGGGACTTTGCGACTAGTTTTTCGCGTCGAGTGGAGTACCTGTGGAGGTTTTTGGACTCAACTAGTGCCGCATTTAGAGGGCGAGAGAGCGACGAAAGGAGGGTTGTGGAAGGAGAGGCTGCGAAGACGTTGACCAATTTAGATGAGATGAATGAAGGGAAAGAGAAGTGGTGTGAGAGGATGAGAAGGGTCGGTTTTGTCGAGAAAGTGTTCGGAGAGGACACCATCAACAAAGCTCGAACTTTGTTGAGGAAGTATGATAGTAATTGGGAGATGAGAGTGGAGGAGAAAGATGGGTGTCTGGGTTTGTGGTGGAAGGGACAACCTGTTTCCTTCTGTTCCTTGTGGAAGTAGGATGTGAAAGCAAATGACAGTTGAACAGAGTTTGTGTGTAGCTTTTCCCTCTTCTCTGTAACATATAATCTACATCACCAATGTAAAATATGAAGAGTAAttttaatactgtggaaatgaGACACTACGAAAAGCTAGAAGAGCCTTCTTCAAACCAATTCTGCAAATACGAAGAGTGCGCGAGTACAATTGCGGGAGAACTTGATCATTGAAATAACTTTcaatgaaacaaaaattaactaGATGTAACTCCACACTTTCGTCTCTTTTCCTATGATATACTCCGAGTTCAATACAACTACCCGAGTTCAATACAACTACACACAACCCGATTTTGAGATATACACTAGAATGCACAGCTATCCTCACAAAACGCAACTTCAGTAAGATAGTCAGGAAAACAGCAACTACCGATTCTCAAGAGTCATAGATCCTCACTGAAGTCCGGATTGACTGCCGACAGACAGGGCACTTGGGTGCCAAGTCGCGTTCAACTGAAAGAGCACATCGTTGGCA
This DNA window, taken from Rhododendron vialii isolate Sample 1 chromosome 8a, ASM3025357v1, encodes the following:
- the LOC131335801 gene encoding protein NODULATION SIGNALING PATHWAY 1, which produces MTIEEPEPTSSSDYILEWLDSIDGSFLSSFLVDQYSSNQISSDQWSVQAQDVDPASFTTVTSKAPPDPVASSNPQQSDSSKKRKASDPHVPKASRNRGKNRNRRTKEADGGDGAVEHGVTVKKSVGTKRGSAKSAGNNCNNGNNREGRWAEQLLNPCAAAITAENLPRVQHLLYVLHELASPTGDANHRLAAHGLRALTHHLSSPSPSPASSVSSGAINFASAKPQLFQKSLIRFDEVSPWFKFPNKIANNSILQILSEQYQSSNLHIVDIGVSHGVQWPTLLEALTRRPGGPPPLVRLTVVSTATSDCGGSKDIPFAIAPPGCSYSSQLLGFAKSININLQINRIDNQQLQNLNAQTINSSPSETLIICAQFRLHHLNHTNPDNRSDFLRVLRSLDPKGMILSENNMDCSCSKCGDFATSFSRRVEYLWRFLDSTSAAFRGRESDERRVVEGEAAKTLTNLDEMNEGKEKWCERMRRVGFVEKVFGEDTINKARTLLRKYDSNWEMRVEEKDGCLGLWWKGQPVSFCSLWK